TTGAAGCAGATCAGCTAAAGGGTTGTCCTCATTAATCTTTTTTCCATTACATTCTAAAACGATATCGTACTCCTTTAATCCTGCTTTATCTGCAGGAGAGCCTTTAACTATTGCTCTTTCTCCTAGATTTTCTCTTACGATCAAAGCACCATAGTTAATTGGAAGCTTATTATTCTTTGCAATTTGTTCATTTAAAATAAAGTATCTTACACCCAGGAAAGGTTTTTTAATTTTGCCAAATTTCATTATTTCTTCTAAATCTTTTTTCGCGTAATTAATTGGAATAGCAAAGCCAATATTTTGTGCTCCCATTACCATTGCAGTATTAATTCCAATCGCATTTCCTTCCATATCAACCAATGGCCCGCCGCTGTTTCCTGGATTAATCGCAGCATCAGTTTGGATTAAACCTCTTAAGCTTGTTGCTTTTGATCCTCCTTGATAAGCTTTAATCTTTCTACTTAGTCCTGAAACAATGCCTGCTGAGATAGTGTCTTCAAACTCTCCCAAGGGATTTCCTACCGCAATTACTGATTCTCCTAGGTCAATTTTTCCTGAATCACCCATCTCTAAATATGGGAAACCATGATCTTGGATTTTTAAAATAGCAACATCAGTTAATGGATCTTTAGCCAAGACCTTAGCAGGATATTTTTTTGTTGGTTCAACAATAACAGTGTATTTTGCTGTTGGATCTTTAACGACATGGTTGCAGGTTAAAACATAGCCGTTTTTTGAAACAATAAACCCTGAACCTCCTCCTATTTTAGTTTCTTCTTTTTTGTTTTTGCCCATCTTAGGAACAATAAATTGTCTTCCTCCAAAAGGTAGAAAATAAAATCCTTCAATTTTGGGCAGATCTTTTGAAACAACCACAGTTATTACAGCCGGAGAAACCTTTTTAGCAATTTCAACTATTGGTGATTTTTGCATACTCTTTAATTTTTTAAGTTTAATACGTCATCATTTTATCATTAACCTGTATTGTCAACAAGAGAGAAAGCTGATAAAATGCTATTCATCCCCGAAGAAATGTCTGTCCCCGTAGTTCAATGGATAGAACGGCTGCCTCCTAAGCTGCAAATACAGGTTCGACTCCTGTCGGGGACACAATGTGAATATGGGCCCATAGCTCAGCTGGCTAGAGTACTTGTATGGCATACAAGGGGTGGTGGGTTCGAATCCCACTGGGTCCACATAAAGGATTAATACGCGCCGTGGTAGCTCATTGGTAGAGCATTTCTCTGAAAAAGAAAGGGTAGGTGGTTCAATTCCACTCCGCGGCACATGCGGGCGTAGTATAGTGGCTATTATATCGGCTTGCCAAGTCGAGGACGGCGGTTCAATTCCGCTCGCCCGCTCCAGAAAAAACTTATTCATAATTGCTAAAAACCGCTTTTTAAAGCGGTTTTTGAAGGCCTTGACACAAGGTTTTGATAGCGCTATTATGTCAAAATCCCTTAGAACAAGGGGTTTTAATATGATTAAGAAATCTATAAAAAATCACAATAAACGCTTGATTTTATTAGTGATTCAAACCTTAATACTTCTAGTTGTTTTTGGAGTTGTATCACAGGTTTATTCTGCGATAGGACAAAACAAGGACACATCAGACTTAGTAGTAATACCTAATTTTATTGTTGTTCAGAATAACAGCTTAACTTCTTTATCAAATCCAGCAAACCCTCCTCCAAAAGTTGTTAAAAAACTGCCAGTAATTATAACTGCTTATTCAAGCACGGTGTCTCAGACAGATGATACTCCTTTTATCACTGCATCCGGCTCTTATGTGAGAGACGGGATTGTAGCAAATAATTTATTGCCTTTTGGAACAAGAATCAGAATTCCAGATGTTTATGGCGATAAAATTTTTACTGTTGAAGACAGGATGCACAGAAGAAAAGGGAATTATCATATTGATATTTGGTATGCTGACTATTGGCAGGCAAAATCTTTTGGAGCAAAAAGAGCTATTATTGAAGTTTTGGAAAGCTAATTTAATTAAGAAAAATACAAAAACCACTGCATTTAATACAGTGGTTTTTGTGTTTAGTGCCCGGAGTGGGATTTGAACCCACATGGTCAAAGACCACGACATTTTAAGTGTCGCATGTATACCAGTTCCATCACCCGGGCAAAACTAAGTTTTTTTTCTTCCTCTATGTCCAGGTTTTAAGCTGTGGCAATTAGGACAAAGGATTCTAAGATTTTTTAAGCTATTATCATAAGGATCTCCGTTTATGTGATCTAGCTCTAGTGGTAAAAAGCCGTCTTTAGTTTTTTCTGCCCATCCGCAATCTTCACAATATTGTTCTTTAAGCTCAGCTTTAAATAATCTATTTTTTAATTTGTAGCTTTGAAATGTACTGTTTTTTACTAAAATGTCATTTAAAGGTATACGCGGTTTTCCTATACCTTTTAATCCTTTATTCCAGCCTTTTCCTTTTAAATGACTATCATCGATATTATATTCTTTAATATATTTTCTAATTTGCTTGTAATTACCTCCAGCTTCTCTAAGCCCAAGAATACCCAAAATCTGTCTTATACTCCTTGACTTTTTCACAGCATTTTTTAGCTGTTTTTCTGTCCAGCTCCTTTTTCTTTTATATTTCGCCATTATATTATTATAATATATGGCAGACGTAAAAGCAAAATAATATCTATTTGTTTGCCTTAATCAAGTTTTGAGGCGTGGGTGGGAATTGAACCCACGTAATCGGTTTTGCAGACCGAGGTCTAAGCCACTTGACTACCACGCCAAATTTATTCTTCAGTTTGAATATTATCTGTTTTTTTCTGCTTTTTCAACTCATCTAAAAGCTTCTCAATCCTATCAGCTTCTTTTGTTTTTGTCTCTTGTCGAAAGATAATTTTAGGAACACGTTTCATCACCAGTTTTTTATTGAGTTTTTGCTGCAGGTCATAAATGTTTTTATTGAGCACTTTGATAACTAAATCAAATTTTTCCTCTGGTATTACACTAATAAAAACATTGGTTTGATTAAAATTAGGAGCAGTTTTTACTTGAGTAACTGTTACTAAAATATCTTTTTCAAAATACCCTTCTTTCAAAA
The sequence above is a segment of the Patescibacteria group bacterium genome. Coding sequences within it:
- a CDS encoding trypsin-like peptidase domain-containing protein translates to MQKSPIVEIAKKVSPAVITVVVSKDLPKIEGFYFLPFGGRQFIVPKMGKNKKEETKIGGGSGFIVSKNGYVLTCNHVVKDPTAKYTVIVEPTKKYPAKVLAKDPLTDVAILKIQDHGFPYLEMGDSGKIDLGESVIAVGNPLGEFEDTISAGIVSGLSRKIKAYQGGSKATSLRGLIQTDAAINPGNSGGPLVDMEGNAIGINTAMVMGAQNIGFAIPINYAKKDLEEIMKFGKIKKPFLGVRYFILNEQIAKNNKLPINYGALIVRENLGERAIVKGSPADKAGLKEYDIVLECNGKKINEDNPLADLLQENKIGTEITLKVLREDKKINLKIKLGEKK
- a CDS encoding 3D domain-containing protein, coding for MIKKSIKNHNKRLILLVIQTLILLVVFGVVSQVYSAIGQNKDTSDLVVIPNFIVVQNNSLTSLSNPANPPPKVVKKLPVIITAYSSTVSQTDDTPFITASGSYVRDGIVANNLLPFGTRIRIPDVYGDKIFTVEDRMHRRKGNYHIDIWYADYWQAKSFGAKRAIIEVLES
- a CDS encoding HNH endonuclease; this encodes MAKYKRKRSWTEKQLKNAVKKSRSIRQILGILGLREAGGNYKQIRKYIKEYNIDDSHLKGKGWNKGLKGIGKPRIPLNDILVKNSTFQSYKLKNRLFKAELKEQYCEDCGWAEKTKDGFLPLELDHINGDPYDNSLKNLRILCPNCHSLKPGHRGRKKT
- a CDS encoding ribosome-binding factor A, coding for MSKRIDKVNKLIKQTVSTLLLKEGYFEKDILVTVTQVKTAPNFNQTNVFISVIPEEKFDLVIKVLNKNIYDLQQKLNKKLVMKRVPKIIFRQETKTKEADRIEKLLDELKKQKKTDNIQTEE